In Tsukamurella tyrosinosolvens, the genomic window GACGGTCCGCCCGAACGGCCACAGCGCGTAGTTGGCGATGCGGAACGACGCGAGCCCGAACGGGATCGTGACGATCAGCAGGCAGCAGATGATCCCGGCGACCGCGTACCCGACGGCCATCCAGAACCCGCACAGCACCAGCCAGATGATGTTGAGGATCAGCTTCACCACCCCAGTATGCCGACGCGGCTACCGTGGTGGCATGAACCTGTTCCAGCGCACCGCCAAGCTGTTCAACGCCGCGTTCACGCCGCTGCTGTCCCTGCCGGTCGTCGGGCCCGCGCTCGGGAAGTCGATGGTCACCGTCAGCTACACCGGCCGTAGGTCCGGCAAGCACGTCTCCCTGCCGGTCGCGTACCAGCGCCGCGGCGACGAGGTCGTGATCGGCGTCGCGATGCCGGAGCAGAAGCAGTGGTGGCGCAACTTCCTCGGTGAGGGCGCCGACCTCACGCTCCACTTCCCCGACGGTGACCGCACGGGCCGCGCCGTCGCCTCCAGTGGTGAGGGCGGCACCGTCGTCCGGGTCGCCCTGGCCTGACCGCGGAGCCCGTCAGGTTCCGAGCCGGTACACCCGCCGCGCGGTCCCGCCGAGCACCGCCTCGCGTTCGGCCGGCGACGCACCGTCGAGCAGGTCGACGGTGAGCCCGAGCACCTGCGCGTACGTGGCCTGCAGGAGGCAGACGGGCCAGTCGGAGCCGAACATCACCCGGTCCGCGCCGAAGGCGTCGAGCACGTGCTGCGCGTACGGCGCGAGGAGGGAGCGGCTCCACGGCTGCGGCGGGCACTCGGTCACGAGCCCCGACAGCTTGCACACGACGTTGGGGAGCGCCGCCATCGCGGTGATCCACGCCGCCCACGGCTCCCATTCGCCCGCACCGATGTTCGGCTTGCCCGCGTGGTCGATCACGAACGACGTCCCCGGCAGTTGTCGGACCGCGTCGAGTGCCGCGGCGCGCTGCGGGCCGCGGACGAGGAGATCGAAGGCGAGCCGGCGCTCGGCGGCGGACGCGAGGCCGCGCAGCACGGACGGGCGCACGAGCCACCGCGGATCGGGTTCGTCCTGCACGAGGTGCCGCAGGCCGCGCAGGCTCCCGCCGCCGGGTGCCGCGGCGAGCTCGTCCATGCGGGTGCCGCACCGCGCCGAGATCAGGTCCACCCATCCGACGACCGCGCCCGCCGAGCCGGCGGCGGCGAGCAGGTCGTGCGTCTCCGCGGACGAGTTCAGCGCCTGCACCGCCACCGTCGTGCCCACCGCATCCGCTGCCCCGGGTGCAGCCGTCGTCGCCGACGTCACCGCCGCCGCGAGGTCGGCGACGGTGAAATCGCGGTCGATCGCCTCGAGGCCGGGGGTGGCGAGCCATCCGTGATCCTGTCGCGCGCGGTCCCAGAGGTGATGGTGCGCGTCGACGATCATGCCGGCCCCAGGGGGAGGGCCCACACCAGCGGGATGCCGCGGTCGTCGCCCGAGTAGTCGTCGGGCACATCGAGCAGCTCTGCCATGCGTGCCTGCCACGGAACGTTCGCGGGGTGGTCGGCCAATCGGTGCCGCATGGCCCGGTAGTCGTCGACTTCGACGAGGTGGAAGAGGTCAGTTCCGTCCCGCCAGATCCGCCATGAGCGGACGCCGGCCTCGCGGAGCGCGCCGTCGAGCTCGACGGGGATCACGGCGTGCACCCGGTCGTACTCCTCCTCGGCGCCGGCCTTGAGGCGCGTGTGCAGGGCGATGGTCTCGGTCACGCGGGTACCGCCGTTCGGGAGAGCGGCGCCCTCCGGCCGGTCAGGGGGAGGGGTGGATGGCCGCCGGGGCCGGTGTCGACGTTCATGAGCGCCTCCGTCGCGTGGTTCGGCTCCGCGGCCGCGGCGGGGCCCTGGTGGGGCGGGATGGGCACGAGGTCCCGATGCTGACCACCGTGTTGGGAAAGCGCGGCGTCGTGCGCGCCCGCCACGGCACAGTACCTCGCATCGGGGACGATCCGGACGCCTTTCGTCACGAGCGCACCAGGCTGCTGGATCCGGTCGCCGCAGCGCAATCCGACGGGGCGGCAACGCTGTTCGTCGCGCCTCCCCTGCGTGATCCGCCGGTGCGAGCGTGGCCGATCCGCCTGTGGACCTGGTTCGAGGTCGCGTGACCTGGGGAAGTGACGCTTCATAAGTCCTCCGATCATTAGGTTGATTCAGCTTTGAAGATACGCGAAAAAGCCAGTTCGATGCGACCTCTTGACCGAGAGACATCCGAGGATTTAGGGTCCATGTGATCCAGACCTCATTTTGAAGACGGACCCCGCGGCGCGCCGGTGCGCCCACGGTCGAGAGCGTCATGTCAGGCGCGAGACCCCCGAAGAAAGGACGAACAATGAGTCGGTTCTGCAGGCGCCTGGGAGGCGTCGGTGTCGTGGCCGCGATCGGTGCCGCGGCGTCGGTGAGCCTGGCGGGCGCGGCGCACGGAGCGCCGCTGCCGAACGGGTCGAAAACGATTCCAGCGCCGCCCGGCTGGAGTATTCGGGTGACGTCGACGAACAACTCCGTCGTGGTTCAGCCGTCTCTCGCGACCGCTCAGACGCGCAGCGCG contains:
- a CDS encoding amidohydrolase family protein; this translates as MIVDAHHHLWDRARQDHGWLATPGLEAIDRDFTVADLAAAVTSATTAAPGAADAVGTTVAVQALNSSAETHDLLAAAGSAGAVVGWVDLISARCGTRMDELAAAPGGGSLRGLRHLVQDEPDPRWLVRPSVLRGLASAAERRLAFDLLVRGPQRAAALDAVRQLPGTSFVIDHAGKPNIGAGEWEPWAAWITAMAALPNVVCKLSGLVTECPPQPWSRSLLAPYAQHVLDAFGADRVMFGSDWPVCLLQATYAQVLGLTVDLLDGASPAEREAVLGGTARRVYRLGT
- a CDS encoding L-rhamnose mutarotase → MTETIALHTRLKAGAEEEYDRVHAVIPVELDGALREAGVRSWRIWRDGTDLFHLVEVDDYRAMRHRLADHPANVPWQARMAELLDVPDDYSGDDRGIPLVWALPLGPA